The following proteins are encoded in a genomic region of Liolophura sinensis isolate JHLJ2023 chromosome 5, CUHK_Ljap_v2, whole genome shotgun sequence:
- the LOC135465653 gene encoding mpv17-like protein isoform X3, which produces MSIVKKVVSEQLLFAPVALTTFYTASSFLEGKKDIFAEAKAKFLPTYKTGLTYWPIVQTINFAFVPTDKKVYLLATASFLWTNYLCYMKEKKVEQLYGFSTARSEIGE; this is translated from the exons ATGAGCATCGTGAAGAAGGTTGTGTCGGAACAGCTCTTGTTTGCTCCTGTGGCTCTGACTACTTTCTATACAG CTTCCAGTTTTCTTGAAGGAAAGAAGGATATATTTGCAGAGGCCAAAGCTAAATTTTTACCCACATataag ACAGGACTGACATACTGGCCCATTGTGCAGACCATTAACTTTGCTTTCGTGCCGACAGACAAGAAAGTGTACCTTTTGGCAACTGCTTCTTTTCTCTGGACAAATTACCTGTGCTACATGAAAGAGAAG aaaGTTGAACAGTTGTACGGCTTTTCGACTGCCAGGTCCGAGATCGGGGAGTAG
- the LOC135465653 gene encoding mpv17-like protein isoform X1 yields the protein MSVRIKPLLFSMGSYGVMYAASDICQQKVISKKENLDLGKTARTSCVGFSAIAPLVYSWLRLAEFVCPGRAVMSIVKKVVSEQLLFAPVALTTFYTASSFLEGKKDIFAEAKAKFLPTYKTGLTYWPIVQTINFAFVPTDKKVYLLATASFLWTNYLCYMKEKKVEQLYGFSTARSEIGE from the exons ATGTCTGTCAGGATAAAGCCATTGTTATTTTCAATGGGATCTTATGGTGTAATGTATGCTGCATCAGACATATGCCAACAAAAAGTCATttccaaaaaagaaaacttaGACCTGGGGAAGACCGCCAGAACGAGTTGCGTAGGATTTTCAGCCATAGCTCCGCTGGTGTACAGCTGGCTACGGCTTGCCGAGTTCGTCTGCCCAGGAAGAGCGGTGATGAGCATCGTGAAGAAGGTTGTGTCGGAACAGCTCTTGTTTGCTCCTGTGGCTCTGACTACTTTCTATACAG CTTCCAGTTTTCTTGAAGGAAAGAAGGATATATTTGCAGAGGCCAAAGCTAAATTTTTACCCACATataag ACAGGACTGACATACTGGCCCATTGTGCAGACCATTAACTTTGCTTTCGTGCCGACAGACAAGAAAGTGTACCTTTTGGCAACTGCTTCTTTTCTCTGGACAAATTACCTGTGCTACATGAAAGAGAAG aaaGTTGAACAGTTGTACGGCTTTTCGACTGCCAGGTCCGAGATCGGGGAGTAG
- the LOC135465653 gene encoding mpv17-like protein isoform X2 produces MITVIAAYICQQKVISKKENLDLGKTARTSCVGFSAIAPLVYSWLRLAEFVCPGRAVMSIVKKVVSEQLLFAPVALTTFYTASSFLEGKKDIFAEAKAKFLPTYKTGLTYWPIVQTINFAFVPTDKKVYLLATASFLWTNYLCYMKEKKVEQLYGFSTARSEIGE; encoded by the exons ATGATTACAGTGATTGCAGCTT ACATATGCCAACAAAAAGTCATttccaaaaaagaaaacttaGACCTGGGGAAGACCGCCAGAACGAGTTGCGTAGGATTTTCAGCCATAGCTCCGCTGGTGTACAGCTGGCTACGGCTTGCCGAGTTCGTCTGCCCAGGAAGAGCGGTGATGAGCATCGTGAAGAAGGTTGTGTCGGAACAGCTCTTGTTTGCTCCTGTGGCTCTGACTACTTTCTATACAG CTTCCAGTTTTCTTGAAGGAAAGAAGGATATATTTGCAGAGGCCAAAGCTAAATTTTTACCCACATataag ACAGGACTGACATACTGGCCCATTGTGCAGACCATTAACTTTGCTTTCGTGCCGACAGACAAGAAAGTGTACCTTTTGGCAACTGCTTCTTTTCTCTGGACAAATTACCTGTGCTACATGAAAGAGAAG aaaGTTGAACAGTTGTACGGCTTTTCGACTGCCAGGTCCGAGATCGGGGAGTAG